A section of the Callospermophilus lateralis isolate mCalLat2 chromosome 14, mCalLat2.hap1, whole genome shotgun sequence genome encodes:
- the LOC143379976 gene encoding sperm motility kinase 2B-like: protein MHRESSEISVVAQEPSSCYESAFTDHYRVLKNIGEGSFGQVVLARHLLTGLEVAVKVLPKTEENEPVLYERNWLMTLEHQHVIQLFEVIETVHYMYLIMEHASGGQLRRCIPQAGGIPEYKVRHVFREMVHVVHYCHEKGVAHLDLKPENFVVDAKGHMKLIDFGLSMSFTPGQKLSGFRGTLLYSAPEMIQGKGFEGPPADVWSLGVTLYFMLSGSRPFKRSTTEGLKKRILEASYSIPPHVSEEASDLIQQILTLDPKERPTLEQIMRHPWLTQDEYYSPTCPSQPRPKRPDPDIMTIMVDMGYNPYKVWLSLTNRQFDEAMGTYLILEHEKSQKPDCVLEAKPVRRRGRHQAAGSSPGLPADPPRVRPNKCNSEPALALPCEQQPEEAKLSRQKAACASAPVLPLHMKTPPSSRPPQKKPATQWRVYLRPRPPREVEGGSSALAGQAHQRNRGWKGVTRRIVNCLQKLCCCMPCFHQGEAPMDPDHRRPRFRNRVAQADMSG from the coding sequence ATGCATAGAGAGAGTAGTGAGATTAGTGTAGTGGCTCAGGAGCCCAGCTCCTGCTACGAGAGCGCCTTCACGGACCATTATCGTGTCCTGAAGAACATTGGGGAGGGGAGCTTCGGGCAGGTGGTACTAGCCCGCCATCTCCTGACCGGGTTAGAAGTGGCAGTGAAAGTCTTGCCCAAGACCGAGGAGAATGAACCAGTGCTATATGAGCGGAATTGGTTGATGACCTTGGAACACCAACATGTAATCCAGCTCTTCGAAGTCATCGAGACCGTCCATTATATGTACCTCATTATGGAGCACGCGAGTGGGGGACAGCTGCGACGTTGCATCCCGCAGGCCGGTGGCATACCAGAGTACAAGGTTCGCCACGTGTTCAGGGAGATGGTGCATGTCGTGCATTACTGCCATGAGAAAGGGGTTGCACACCTGGACCTGAAGCCTGAGAACTTCGTGGTGGATGCCAAGGGTCACATGAAGCTTATCGACTTTGGTCTGAGCATGAGCTTCACACCTGGCCAGAAGCTGTCTGGGTTCAGGGGCACTCTCCTGTACAGCGCTCCTGAAATGATTCAGGGTAAGGGATTCGAGGGACCCCCTGCTGACGTCTGGAGCTTGGGTGTCACGTTGTATTTTATGCTTTCAGGGTCAAGGCCATTTAAGAGGAGCACTACTGAGGGGCTGAAGAAGCGAATCTTGGAGGCAAGCTACAGCATTCCCCCGCACGTGTCCGAGGAAGCCAGCGACCTCATCCAGCAAATCCTAACGCTGGACCCCAAAGAAAGGCCCACTCTAGAACAGATAATGAGGCATCCATGGCTGACCCAGGATGAGTACTACTCACCCACGTGTCCCAGCCAGCCACGCCCCAAGCGGCCTGACCCAGACATAATGACCATCATGGTCGACATGGGTTACAACCCTTATAAAGTCTGGTTGTCCCTGACAAATCGCCAGTTCGATGAGGCCATGGGTACGTACCTCATCCTCGAGCACGAGAAAAGCCAGAAGCCAGACTGCGTGCTTGAGGCGAAGCCTGTGCGTCGTCGGGGTCGCCATCAGGCGGCTGGGTCTTCCCCAGGCCTCCCTGCGGATCCTCCCCGGGTCCGCCCCAACAAATGCAATAGTGAGCCGGCCTTGGCCTTGCCCTGTGAGCAGCAGCCTGAGGAGGCCAAGCTATCAAGACAGAAGGCTGCATGTGCCAGCGCACCTGTCCTTCCTCTCCACATGAAGACACCCCCTTCCAGCCGACCCCCCCAGAAGAAACCTGCGACCCAATGGCGTGTGTACCTTAGGCCCAGACCTCCTAGGGAAGTAGAAGGTGGCAGCTCAGCCTTAGCAGGGCAAGCCCATCAGAGAAACAGGGGCTGGAAGGGGGTCACTAGAAGGATTGTCAACTGCCTTCAAAAATTGTGCTGCTGCATGCCGTGCTTCCACCAAGGAGAGGCTCCAATGGACCCAGACCACAGACGCCCTAGGTTCCGCAACAGAGTGGCTCAAGCAGATATGTCCGGGTGA